A single Inediibacterium massiliense DNA region contains:
- a CDS encoding DUF362 domain-containing protein, with translation MKKETVSLVECREYEYELVKKSIIESFHHLGGIEKYIDKGDRVLLKLNLLMKKKPEDATTTHPIFAKALAKVLIDYGAEVIIGDSPGGPFNTRVLKGVYRACGIEEISNEVSVQLNYNTNTVNIKNEDGFILKNITTIEVLKEVDKVISVSKLKTHGMMMFTGAVKNMFGMVAGLEKAEYHVRMPNNKDFSNALVDICLVAKPILSFMDGIVGMEGEGPSGGDPRKIGVVIASTSPYHLDVVATSIIGLSPARVPTIQRCIERKLCKGNFDDIELKGDELDQFIINDFVVPEIRSLDLLEGKLPKFLRDILNELLQPKPVFTHEVCVGCGDCAKNCPPQVIQMVNNKPVISLDDCIRCFCCQELCPVRAVNIHRPILMKLLSKL, from the coding sequence ATGAAAAAAGAAACGGTATCTTTAGTAGAATGTAGAGAGTATGAGTATGAGCTTGTAAAAAAGTCAATTATAGAAAGCTTTCATCATCTTGGAGGAATAGAAAAATATATAGATAAAGGAGATAGAGTTTTATTAAAGCTCAATCTTTTAATGAAAAAGAAACCTGAGGATGCTACAACAACGCACCCTATATTTGCGAAAGCATTAGCGAAAGTACTGATAGATTATGGAGCAGAAGTTATTATTGGAGACAGTCCAGGAGGACCTTTTAATACTAGAGTGCTAAAGGGTGTGTATAGAGCTTGTGGAATAGAAGAAATATCTAATGAAGTGAGCGTTCAGTTAAATTACAATACAAATACAGTAAATATAAAAAATGAAGATGGATTTATTTTGAAAAATATCACTACAATAGAAGTTCTAAAAGAAGTAGATAAAGTAATATCTGTATCAAAATTAAAAACTCATGGAATGATGATGTTTACAGGTGCAGTTAAAAATATGTTTGGAATGGTAGCAGGTCTTGAAAAAGCTGAATATCATGTACGAATGCCTAATAATAAAGATTTTTCAAATGCTTTAGTAGATATATGTTTAGTAGCAAAGCCTATACTGTCTTTTATGGATGGAATTGTAGGAATGGAAGGGGAGGGACCAAGTGGAGGAGATCCTAGAAAAATAGGAGTGGTGATTGCTTCAACAAGTCCATATCATTTGGATGTGGTAGCAACTTCTATTATCGGATTGTCTCCTGCAAGAGTACCCACTATTCAAAGATGTATAGAAAGAAAATTATGTAAAGGAAATTTTGATGATATAGAGCTTAAAGGAGATGAACTAGATCAATTTATAATCAATGACTTTGTTGTTCCAGAAATAAGAAGCTTGGATTTATTAGAGGGTAAATTACCCAAATTCTTAAGAGATATATTGAACGAGTTATTACAACCCAAACCAGTATTTACACATGAAGTATGTGTTGGATGTGGTGATTGCGCAAAGAATTGTCCACCACAAGTTATTCAAATGGTCAATAATAAACCCGTTATAAGTTTGGATGATTGTATAAGATGTTTTTGTTGTCAGGAATTATGTCCTGTAAGGGCAGTAAATATTCATAGACCAATACTTATGAAATTATTATCAAAATTATAA
- a CDS encoding stalk domain-containing protein, with product MVPFKRVSEYVECNFLFDKSNKMITLLKDENKVQIFLPEKKIIDNTVDFNMNNTSNIETDVKDDVIFIEFNVLTHFLDGIYYYWKTPSNKINSYISF from the coding sequence ATGGTCCCATTTAAAAGGGTATCAGAATATGTAGAATGTAATTTTCTATTTGATAAAAGCAATAAAATGATTACCTTATTAAAAGATGAAAATAAAGTACAAATATTCTTGCCAGAAAAAAAGATCATCGATAATACTGTAGATTTTAATATGAATAACACAAGTAATATAGAAACTGATGTTAAAGATGATGTGATTTTTATAGAGTTTAATGTTTTAACACATTTTTTAGATGGTATATATTATTATTGGAAAACTCCTTCTAATAAAATAAACTCTTATATCAGCTTTTAA
- a CDS encoding MBL fold metallo-hydrolase: MMKQYFDIKKVMDGIYHINDPINDSATVYSTLIVGNEKALLLDTGYGIGNLKQLVNSITNLPILVVNSHGHIDHVSGNYQFNEVYIHKEDIQVKKKYLIADVKNYIIEYFKQQNLIFPEFFLKEEYVNRNDNAVLIPVEEGYVFDLGGRELEVIHLPGHTNGSIALLDRRNKVLFSGDSISSHVLMFLEESTSISTYIKSLKKLNQLDFDKIIASHFIEPYNKDIINKLINCASHIDISKSTTYSNPMIPIEGLMYAEGGEPFVSPDFVSIVYAKDKL; the protein is encoded by the coding sequence ATGATGAAACAATATTTTGATATAAAAAAAGTTATGGATGGAATATATCATATTAATGATCCTATTAATGATTCTGCTACGGTTTATAGCACATTAATTGTAGGTAACGAAAAGGCACTATTACTTGATACAGGTTATGGTATAGGAAATTTAAAACAATTAGTTAATTCTATTACGAATTTACCAATTCTAGTTGTAAATAGTCATGGACATATTGATCATGTAAGTGGTAATTATCAATTTAATGAAGTCTATATTCATAAAGAAGATATTCAGGTGAAAAAGAAATATCTGATAGCAGACGTAAAAAATTATATTATAGAGTATTTCAAACAACAAAATTTGATATTTCCTGAGTTTTTTTTGAAAGAAGAGTATGTAAACAGAAACGATAATGCAGTTTTAATTCCTGTAGAAGAAGGATATGTGTTTGATTTGGGTGGGAGAGAACTTGAAGTAATTCATTTACCTGGTCATACCAATGGATCTATTGCACTTTTAGATAGAAGAAATAAAGTATTATTTAGTGGAGATTCAATATCATCACATGTACTGATGTTTCTTGAAGAAAGTACATCAATTAGCACTTATATTAAAAGTCTAAAAAAGTTAAATCAATTAGATTTTGATAAAATTATTGCTTCTCATTTTATTGAACCATATAATAAAGACATAATTAACAAATTAATTAACTGTGCCAGTCATATAGACATTTCTAAAAGCACCACTTACTCTAATCCAATGATTCCAATAGAAGGTCTAATGTATGCTGAAGGTGGAGAACCCTTTGTGAGTCCAGATTTTGTTTCTATTGTTTATGCAAAAGATAAATTATAA
- a CDS encoding GNAT family N-acetyltransferase, with translation MNIKLRIAKESDIEWINETYRKIGFKESEFSNEKIVVAESNIGIAGLGRLQEIDFESSELGGIYVLEDYRGKGIATKIVSELVSISNEYKYVYCIPFEHLEHFYKSFGFEDINDRESVPEKIVKKHRWCNEYYEEKTLLLVKMNKSFT, from the coding sequence ATGAATATTAAACTTAGAATTGCAAAAGAATCCGATATAGAATGGATAAATGAAACATATAGAAAAATTGGTTTCAAGGAATCTGAATTCTCAAATGAAAAAATTGTTGTTGCTGAGTCAAATATTGGGATTGCTGGGCTGGGAAGATTACAAGAAATTGATTTCGAAAGTTCTGAATTAGGAGGAATATATGTCTTAGAAGACTACAGAGGTAAAGGTATAGCGACAAAAATAGTTTCCGAATTGGTAAGTATTTCAAATGAGTACAAATATGTTTATTGCATACCGTTTGAACACTTAGAGCATTTTTATAAAAGTTTCGGCTTTGAAGATATTAATGATAGAGAAAGTGTACCAGAAAAGATTGTTAAAAAACATAGGTGGTGCAATGAGTATTATGAAGAAAAAACTTTACTCTTAGTGAAAATGAATAAGTCCTTTACCTAA